CTTCTATGAGTTTTCATTGTGTCTTCTCAGAAATCAGCTTGGTAAGTCCTCAACTTGTAGAAAGTAGAAGCATTCATTAGTTGTTAGGATGATGAAACAAATGAtatttcattcattcattcatacaTAGGGAAAGAAACTTCAACACTAGATGTGACTCAACTGAAAAAAGATGTTGCTTTTACTCCAATGATTCTGTGTATGTATGTACTCTGCAATCAGAAAGAGAAATCTAaaattgtgtgtgtgtgtgttgttcCTTGAGGGTGAAAGATGCTGGACGTAAGTGGCCTAAATTAGGATAGAGAAGTTGAAATGAACTTCCATTACAGTATGGGACAAATTTGATGTGTGAGTGTGACCATGATCTGAAACTAATGGTGTTCTTTCAATTCAAAAGTCAGCAAAAACATGGTTTTCAACTTTTCACCACCACTTGGTCTTTTTTGAAGAACACCCTACAACGTTCCCACTTGACTTCTCTGGTCCACAGATTCTGAATCTTTTTTACTGTTGAGATCACAGTGTAAGAGttaaaaagtaacaaaaaaaaggGTTCATAAAAAAATTCCTTGGTGAGTATGACTTCTGATTCCTCAATTATTATGGTTATATAAGGCTACCTTACCAAAAACCTTATTTAATAATTAGCTTATAATCGCACATCATGAAGCATCTAAGAAGCTACGTAAGCCTTAGCATCTTTTCCTCCTTTTTCCTCCAAGCCTATAACTATATTCAACCCAATCTGCATTGGACCAAGTGTGCAAAGACATTTTCCCAAGCTTCTTCTTTGCCTAGAAATCAGGTAATGTAATTTGTTTTACACAAGCTAGTTAGGTAAGCCAACACGTCCTCAAAAATTTAAGTCTGATTTTGCATTATTCATTACTCAACCTACACTGACACACTGTCAAAACACAAGCCTTTCATGCACATGTTCATTAGCAGAATTAAGATTAATTTAAACTATTTCAGCAATTTAGCATGTGCTTGATGTTCTTTAATGCAACTAACTTTGGTAGATTTGGATAAGCAGGAAAAATGATGTAGTTTCCCAAGATATATATACTCACTTTGATTTTTAGTAGATGCAGTAAGCCTTTATACTGTTTAAGCCTTTATACTGTTTAACATGCAGTAATCTCCATAAGCTTGCATTGAATTGGATGCTGTGATAAATATGGATGGGAAAAGCTCTCTACAAATAACTAGAAGTGCTACGGGTgattatgatgatgatggaCATGCCAAAAGGACTGGTAAAGTTCTTAGCACCAAAACTTATCCATTTTGATGTATTCTTgaagaatttgaatcttgaaTTTTAACCCTTCCATGTTCTGGCAGGGAATTTGAAGAGTGCTGTAGCACATATCATTACTGCTGTTATTGGTTCTGGTGTTCTTTCTCTGGCATGGAGTACTTCTCAATTAGGGTGGATTGGAGGGCCAATTGCCCTGCTTTGTTGTGCAATTGTCACCTATATTTCTTCATTCCTTCTGTCTGATTGCTACAGAACTCCTGATCCTGTAACTGGGAAAAGAAACTACTCTTACATGGATGCTGTTAGAACTTATCTTGGTAGTAACACATTGAACACTTTCTCATGTGATTCTACAATAACTCAAGTTAAACTGTAATGTCTAATTGTGTTCATTGCTATTCAGGTATTAAAAGAACATGGATAGCTGGCTTCCTTCAGTTTTTGACTTTATATGGGACTGGAATTGCTTATGTTCTAACCACAGCAACATGTCTAGGGTACTTTCCTCATGAAATGAGAAAACCACCTTTGTTTTTCTTCTGTAGCCATATAAGCTAATGAATCATGTTCATTCTTTCTACTGCACAGGGCAATTCTGGCCTCAAATTGTTATCACAAGAAAGGGCATCAAGCTCCTTGTCATTTTGAGGGGAACATGTATATGGTGATGTTTGGAGTTGTTCAAATTGTAATGTCATTCATACCAGATCTCCATAACATGGAATGGGTTTCAGTTGTTGCTGCAATCATGTCCTTTACATACTCATTCATTGGACTAGGACTTGGCATAGCAACAGTCATAAGTATGATTCATCTTCAATCAACTATTGACAGTTTCatgttcttatttttgttcttatttacAGTTCTGTATATGTTGGTGTTATTGGAATTACATCTGCATAATTTTGTATAATCTTTGGAAAACAACACCAATAACAACTAAGAAATTGTATCAAGCTTTGATCTTTGATAACTAAAGCAACAACATGAAGAAAGAGAACTATTAGTCCTGAATCCAACATTGGTTCTAAGGACTTTTGTTACACTTTGCAGAAAATGGAAGGATTATGGGGAGTTTGTCAGGAATACCAACTAATACAGTTGCTGACAAATTTTGGGCAATCTTCCAAGCACTTGGTGACATTGCCTTTGCCTATCCATACTCAATTCTCCTTCTTGAGATTCAGGTACCTTACTATTTCATGCATCTTCAAATTGGGTGTGTTGAGTGTACATAAGacagaaagaaaataatttatatagttGAAACAAGTTTtgaatttgtatttttctttttggaatGAAGGACACTTTAGAGTCTCCTCCACCAGAAAACCAGACCATGAAAAAGGCCTCAATGGTTGCAATCTTCATTACAACATTCTTCTACCTATGCTGTGGATGTTTTGGATATGCAGCTTTTGGAAATAACACACCAGGAAATCTCTTGACAGGCCTTTTGAAAGGTTCTGGGTTTTATGAGCCTTTCTGGCTTGTTGACCTTGCTAATGTTTGCATCATTATTCATCTGGTTGGAGGATATCAGGTAATACTATAACGTTCcatatcaaaaacaaaaatgacacAAAAACAATATATTCCTTCTTATTCATTGCACATGAGATGTTCTTTCTGTGTTTGCTCAATGTCCAAAAAAGCATCACAGAATCACAGTTCCAACCACATAAGAAAAgcacaaacaaataaataacatcAGAAGGGACAAGTCATCTGACATAAACATGTGgttatttacaaaaacaaaGCCATGCTATGCTTTTTAACTTCATCTGTAGCCATACAAAACTCTGTTTGGatcttaacttattttaatCAGTCactgaattgaaattttttttccctCTGTCTGTTTGTATATGACCTATTCTGAATAAGGGTGATACAATTAAGTCACTGACaacaaaatacaatttttttcgaGACATgcaatttgatttgtttatacATTCAAGCTTTCAAGTATAAAGAATAAAGAACAGTTCTTCCATCATTCCAACCATGATCGAACATCTTTAAACTAAGAAAACACATAACAGAAACGTGAATACACCATATACTAAGTGAGATAAACCTGCAAAACAGTTTAACTCCAACACAGAATAAATCcactttattttcttacttCACACGTTTTCTCATTTCAAAAGCATGAAAAAGTTTTGGTATGAACATATATTCTTTGAAGTCACCTAACTCTTCATGAATGTGCTTTGTTCTCAGGTTTACAGTCAACCTATATACAGTACTGCTGATAGATGGGCTTCAAGAAAATTCCCCAACAGTGGGTTTGTGAACAAATTCTACAAAGTGAAACTGCCTTTAGTTCCTGGTTTTCAGCTAAACCTTTTCAGGTTCTGTTTTAGAACAACCTATGTGATTACAACGGTCGGTGTTGCAATCTTGTTTCCTTACTTCAACGAAATTCTAGGAGTGTTAGGAGCCATAAACTTCTGGCCATTGGCTATATACTTCCCTGTAGAGATGTACTTTGTGCAGCACAAAGTTGAAGCTTGGAGTAGAAAATGGATTGTTCTTAGAACATTCAGCTTTGCATGTTTTCTTGTGAGTGTAATGGGGTTAGTAGGATCAGTTGTTGgcattgtaaaagaaaaaatgagctGAAATTTTCATGTCACTCCCCTTAGTATAATGCTTACTGTATTTGAGTTCATAGATGGTGATGCTTTTGTAATGTTTCATgtaaaaaaaggtttaaagtTGATGATGTTAGTGTTATTCAGAGATATAGATAGAGTGAGAAATTGTGGGGAATGGATGAAAGTGAATAAAATGGTACTACTCATTGGAATAATACAAGTTTTGTTGATGAAAGTGAATAAAATTGAACTCCCTTTTTTGGGAGTTTTGacaaatttgttgtttgatgtTAATGTATGTACTTGTACTTCATCaaaaaagattatattaatttatgatttaatgATTATTAGTTATATCTATATGTGTAtcgcatttaaaaatattattcgtTATAAAATTCGAAATTTTGTCTTTAAGTGATTGAttactttacattttttaactagaatccaaattattttttgttgattgaTAGAATAAAATGTGTTCCCCTAATAATagatataaattaaacttaaaatagatataaatatatcattgctcttaaaattattaaatttggatTGTTgttcttatgaaaaaaaaagtagttttacaaaattttgaaaacactATTTTCAAtgtgtatttaatttttgtaaaacatttttctttaattattttctttctaaaatttcaattctttgaatttcaaatatttatttaaaataaattaatgacaTTTATTTGAAGTATCTTAAAGATTCTTTTTATGTAACACACCAACTTATTACAATATTGATATGGTTAAAtgattatttagttttttattcaGGTATAAGTTAAACATTTATCCTTATTATATTACTCTATCTAACTATTTATTTCCAAGATGTCATGAAGTTAGCTAGCTACATATTTTTTCCCTTCAAAGTGCAGCCAATTAGTTTGAAAaacagttttaaaatttaaaaataaaaatatagtattattttataataaaatcagATAATTGTATACTTATttacacaataaaaatatatttaattgcttAATTATTccttataattattcaaatataggTACCGAATGAAAATTTATGCTACCTTACAtgacatatttttaaacttaacgTTTTGTGTAGGtgagataaataaatttataatttaaaatattacaataatattgataaaatgtgTTAGTTATATTTAGTTAAATAATTGAACCCGGTAGAACTAACTTTCTTAATAACTTAAAGCctaacttaacattttttttttaattctaaaaccTGCCTAACTTAATATGTACTAAGTTATCATTTCCTATAGATCGACCTAATTATTCTCATTATCATactcataaa
This portion of the Vigna unguiculata cultivar IT97K-499-35 chromosome 6, ASM411807v1, whole genome shotgun sequence genome encodes:
- the LOC114188669 gene encoding probable amino acid permease 7, with the protein product MDGKSSLQITRSATGDYDDDGHAKRTGNLKSAVAHIITAVIGSGVLSLAWSTSQLGWIGGPIALLCCAIVTYISSFLLSDCYRTPDPVTGKRNYSYMDAVRTYLGIKRTWIAGFLQFLTLYGTGIAYVLTTATCLGAILASNCYHKKGHQAPCHFEGNMYMVMFGVVQIVMSFIPDLHNMEWVSVVAAIMSFTYSFIGLGLGIATVIKNGRIMGSLSGIPTNTVADKFWAIFQALGDIAFAYPYSILLLEIQDTLESPPPENQTMKKASMVAIFITTFFYLCCGCFGYAAFGNNTPGNLLTGLLKGSGFYEPFWLVDLANVCIIIHLVGGYQVYSQPIYSTADRWASRKFPNSGFVNKFYKVKLPLVPGFQLNLFRFCFRTTYVITTVGVAILFPYFNEILGVLGAINFWPLAIYFPVEMYFVQHKVEAWSRKWIVLRTFSFACFLVSVMGLVGSVVGIVKEKMS